In one Neobacillus sp. WH10 genomic region, the following are encoded:
- a CDS encoding Xaa-Pro dipeptidyl-peptidase, translating to MKKKTLSIATTLFTTIALTLSSMNYTSAETVESKKGQAVNSLAPLKSEAKYSYKDAIRETVFVQSSLDTDENGIPDRIAVDIIRPKETSSGLKVPVIMDSSPYYESLGRGNESEVKDKNKDGINEKYPLFYDNYFVPRGYAIALPDMVGTNQSDGCPTTGGYEEIESIKVVIDWLNGRAKAFDKNNQEVQASWTTGNVGMIGKSYDGTLANGVAATGVEGLKTIVPIGAISNWYNYYRYAGQTYYNNGPGGLASRVVNSSRKATCQHVFNRINQMADDATGDYNDFWNERNYVKDIKNVKASVFAIHGLNDLNVKMNHFNEWWEALNKEKVPRKLWLAQTGHVDPFDFRRAEWVDTLHRWFDYWLLGIQNGIMDEPDVDIERSADVWETHASWPEENAKSFKIRFGPGENENSPGILTTGPVNGNITQTFTDNPRQTETAMVTNEMTVRSDRLVYLSEPLSEDARMSGVPEISLRATVDKENSNLTVMIVDYGMDTRVNHSGSGEGIRTLPTETCWGESSDTDDGCYRETEKTFRTASYEIVSRGWFDPQNWKTLLATDPLNPGKNYKFEWGALPHDYVFKKGHRIGVIIAGSSYQRTIPSTTGATFNVHLGQSFINLPIIEGKKGVNF from the coding sequence ATGAAAAAGAAAACGCTATCGATCGCAACAACACTATTTACAACCATTGCCTTAACACTATCATCTATGAATTATACAAGTGCGGAAACAGTAGAATCAAAAAAGGGACAAGCAGTAAACTCTTTAGCACCATTAAAATCAGAGGCGAAATATTCCTATAAGGATGCCATTCGCGAGACAGTTTTTGTCCAATCAAGCCTCGACACTGATGAAAACGGGATTCCTGACCGAATTGCAGTTGACATCATCCGTCCAAAAGAAACGAGCTCAGGGTTAAAGGTACCTGTAATTATGGATTCCAGTCCCTATTATGAAAGCTTGGGCAGGGGCAATGAAAGTGAAGTAAAGGACAAAAATAAAGATGGAATTAACGAAAAGTATCCGCTTTTCTATGATAATTATTTTGTTCCACGCGGATATGCGATTGCCTTGCCGGATATGGTAGGCACCAATCAATCGGATGGCTGCCCAACCACAGGCGGTTATGAGGAGATTGAAAGCATTAAAGTGGTTATCGATTGGCTCAACGGAAGAGCAAAGGCCTTCGATAAAAACAATCAAGAAGTACAAGCTTCTTGGACAACCGGCAATGTAGGGATGATTGGTAAATCCTATGACGGAACGTTAGCAAATGGTGTCGCCGCAACCGGAGTAGAAGGACTGAAGACTATCGTTCCGATTGGTGCGATCAGCAATTGGTATAATTACTATCGTTATGCGGGGCAGACATATTACAACAATGGCCCTGGCGGATTAGCAAGTAGAGTCGTTAACAGCTCCAGGAAAGCAACTTGTCAGCACGTGTTCAATCGTATAAATCAAATGGCAGATGATGCCACTGGTGACTATAATGATTTTTGGAATGAAAGAAACTATGTGAAAGATATTAAAAACGTTAAAGCAAGTGTCTTTGCTATTCACGGTTTAAACGACCTAAACGTGAAGATGAACCATTTCAATGAATGGTGGGAAGCACTAAATAAGGAGAAAGTCCCTCGTAAGCTATGGCTTGCCCAAACTGGTCATGTTGATCCATTTGATTTCCGCAGAGCAGAGTGGGTCGATACGCTGCATCGCTGGTTTGACTACTGGCTTCTTGGCATTCAAAATGGCATCATGGATGAACCTGATGTAGATATTGAACGATCAGCTGATGTTTGGGAAACCCATGCCTCATGGCCGGAAGAAAATGCAAAATCCTTTAAAATTCGATTTGGGCCAGGGGAAAATGAAAACTCTCCGGGGATCTTGACAACCGGTCCGGTTAATGGAAACATTACGCAGACTTTTACCGATAATCCTAGGCAAACAGAAACGGCGATGGTCACCAATGAAATGACGGTAAGAAGCGACCGTCTAGTTTACCTATCTGAACCACTAAGCGAGGATGCCCGGATGAGCGGAGTGCCGGAAATTTCACTGCGGGCAACAGTAGATAAAGAGAATTCCAATTTAACAGTTATGATTGTTGATTACGGCATGGATACTAGAGTGAATCATTCGGGAAGTGGCGAAGGAATCAGAACGCTTCCTACTGAAACCTGCTGGGGAGAAAGTTCGGATACAGATGACGGCTGCTATCGTGAAACAGAAAAAACGTTCCGGACAGCATCTTATGAAATTGTCTCTAGAGGCTGGTTTGACCCGCAAAATTGGAAAACACTTTTAGCAACAGATCCTTTAAATCCAGGCAAAAACTACAAATTCGAGTGGGGAGCATTGCCACACGACTACGTCTTCAAGAAGGGGCATCGCATTGGAGTGATTATTGCAGGAAGCTCTTATCAGCGGACGATTCCTTCTACAACCGGAGCAACCTTTAATGTACATCTGGGTCAAAGCTTTATTAATCTTCCAATCATCGAAGGGAAAAAAGGCGTTAATTTTTAA
- a CDS encoding PadR family transcriptional regulator encodes MSTTQMLKGILDGCLLAIIKNKEVYGYELAEKLESYGFHYFSEGTIYPLLMRMQKEELVTTTLKKSTAGPRRKYYSLTPKGEAELELFMDRWNYLQTNVNRVLRHETETKHAKGDETVE; translated from the coding sequence TTGTCTACAACACAGATGCTAAAAGGAATCCTTGATGGCTGTTTGCTGGCGATTATCAAGAATAAGGAAGTATACGGTTACGAGCTAGCCGAGAAACTTGAAAGCTATGGTTTTCATTACTTCAGCGAGGGTACAATTTATCCATTGTTAATGCGGATGCAAAAAGAAGAATTAGTTACTACAACATTGAAAAAATCAACGGCGGGACCAAGAAGGAAATATTACTCGCTTACACCAAAGGGTGAGGCAGAATTAGAACTATTCATGGATCGCTGGAACTATTTGCAAACCAATGTAAATAGGGTTTTACGCCATGAAACAGAGACAAAACATGCAAAAGGAGACGAGACGGTTGAATAA
- a CDS encoding MBL fold metallo-hydrolase: MMKRYENLDNVKSNKSFKDMRQWQKERRSKVKDLSLNIEQCPHKKIKELNENRSRTSYTWIGHSTFLIQLNGVNILTDPVWAKRMGFQKRLTEPGISLSDLPEIDLVVLSHGHYDHLDFPTLKKLKGNPHYFVPVGLKSLFIRKGYQKVTEMNWWESAEFGGFTVHFVPAQHWTRRTLTDMNTSHWGGWIFQSSGETFYFVGDTGYFNGFKQIADRFTIDTVFMPIGAYEPEWFMAAAHISPEDSVKAFLELKAKSFVPMHYGAYRLADDTGPEALERLYREWEKQQLPEEQLKVLLLGETVMEIE; the protein is encoded by the coding sequence ATCATGAAGAGATATGAAAATTTGGATAATGTGAAAAGCAACAAATCGTTTAAGGACATGAGACAGTGGCAGAAGGAAAGAAGATCGAAAGTAAAGGATTTATCACTAAATATCGAACAGTGTCCACATAAAAAAATTAAGGAACTAAATGAAAATAGAAGCCGGACTTCTTATACGTGGATTGGGCACTCTACCTTTTTGATCCAGCTGAATGGAGTAAATATTTTGACGGACCCTGTGTGGGCTAAGCGGATGGGATTTCAAAAGAGGTTAACGGAGCCGGGCATTTCCTTATCAGACTTGCCGGAGATTGACCTGGTTGTGCTCTCCCATGGTCACTATGACCATTTGGACTTCCCTACCCTAAAAAAATTAAAAGGTAATCCTCATTACTTTGTCCCAGTTGGGTTGAAGTCCCTGTTCATTAGAAAAGGCTATCAGAAGGTGACCGAAATGAACTGGTGGGAGAGCGCCGAATTCGGAGGATTTACCGTCCATTTCGTCCCTGCCCAGCATTGGACGAGACGTACATTGACAGATATGAATACGTCACATTGGGGAGGCTGGATTTTTCAATCATCAGGAGAAACTTTTTATTTTGTCGGTGATACAGGCTATTTCAACGGCTTTAAGCAGATCGCTGACCGGTTTACGATTGATACGGTGTTCATGCCAATTGGAGCGTATGAACCGGAATGGTTTATGGCCGCTGCCCATATTTCCCCTGAAGACAGTGTGAAAGCTTTCCTCGAATTAAAGGCAAAATCCTTCGTTCCAATGCATTATGGTGCCTATCGATTAGCGGACGACACAGGACCGGAGGCATTAGAACGCTTGTACCGTGAATGGGAAAAACAGCAGCTTCCCGAGGAACAATTAAAAGTGCTCCTACTTGGGGAAACCGTTATGGAGATTGAATAG